A genomic region of Rhodococcus oxybenzonivorans contains the following coding sequences:
- a CDS encoding DUF4429 domain-containing protein: protein MAVHTYTGAGSTVSFDDVSGTVTFEHTHWRQPRNKRAASPWTVPVGAIEGISWREATASKPAQMRLRLRGRVGHSKDGRADFNYITGKDEIGVLVTAINAAVQIAEPVLGFGDELTPRQAPAPPAVSVNVPVAGGPPAPDKEEFGGFKLNGKILTYKGVRYGVAGMKATVDIGGTQRRTTLTRVVVGTAIDPGKGTLIGAMAKKQTSYVYLTVEFPNGTEIMVEAPGNYELFARSFASALNSASRSASRSG from the coding sequence ATGGCCGTTCACACATACACCGGCGCGGGGTCCACCGTCTCGTTCGATGACGTCTCGGGGACTGTCACGTTTGAGCACACACACTGGCGGCAGCCACGCAATAAGCGGGCGGCGTCTCCGTGGACCGTTCCGGTAGGCGCGATCGAAGGCATTTCCTGGCGTGAGGCCACTGCGTCCAAGCCTGCCCAGATGAGGTTGCGCCTCCGCGGACGCGTAGGGCACAGCAAGGACGGCCGAGCTGACTTCAACTACATCACCGGCAAAGATGAGATTGGGGTCTTGGTTACAGCGATCAACGCCGCTGTCCAAATCGCTGAGCCAGTACTCGGATTCGGGGACGAGCTGACCCCGCGACAGGCACCCGCGCCGCCGGCGGTGTCAGTCAACGTCCCTGTCGCTGGCGGCCCGCCGGCGCCCGACAAGGAGGAGTTCGGCGGATTCAAACTGAACGGAAAGATCCTTACCTACAAAGGCGTGCGATATGGCGTCGCCGGTATGAAGGCGACGGTAGACATCGGGGGGACCCAGCGACGCACGACCCTCACACGCGTTGTCGTCGGGACCGCAATCGACCCCGGTAAAGGGACGCTCATCGGGGCGATGGCGAAGAAGCAGACGAGCTATGTCTACCTGACGGTCGAGTTCCCGAATGGAACGGAGATCATGGTCGAAGCGCCCGGCAACTATGAGTTGTTCGCTCGCAGTTTCGCATCGGCGCTCAACTCTGCCAGCCGCTCGGCGTCGCGCTCGGGCTAG